The following DNA comes from Macaca thibetana thibetana isolate TM-01 chromosome 14, ASM2454274v1, whole genome shotgun sequence.
TCCAGCCTCTCCCACCTCCAGTCCATCTGTTTGTCAAGCCATCCtttcatcttccttccttccttccttccttccttctttccctccctctctccctccctccctccatccctccttccctcctttcctccttccttccttctttccttccttccttctccttccttcattctcttcACCCATCTGTCCATacacctctccttccttccttctttcctttctttcatccttCTTTCCATCCATGCTTCCATCTGTTCATCTGTCCATCTACCCATtcacctgtccatccatccattgtccctccttccttccatcctttcacccatccacccatccatccatccatccatccatccatccatccatccatccagccacctatccatccatccatccatccatccatccatccatccatccatccatccagctatccatccatccacccagccagccagccatccacccatccacccatccatccatccacccactcatctgACATTCAGTTCTTCATTCACCAGTCAGTGTCCTGGGAACTTACTGTGTGTTGCACTCTGCTAGGTACATGTTAAGGGGGCTTCCTAAAAAAGCAAATCAGCCCATTTCATGGCTTCTGAGGACTCCCATCACACCCAGGCATCCCACAGGCACCTTACCTCCACCCACAGAGCAGCAGCCCAGGTGCCACCTGCTCCCAGTGTGGCTGTCATCCAAAGGGTGAGCCTCCTCCAGCCTCCGGAAGCTCCCTCAACTCCCAAGCCATCTATGCTGCTCACGCCACACCCtcactgcctggaatgccctcctCCAGAAAATGCCCACTAAAAAGTGCCCACTCCGCCCTTCCAGCTCACTTCAGAAGCTACCTCCTCAACAAAGTGGCTTTGGAGTctgcttcctccccacccctcatGGGGTGGGAGCGGTCCTGGGGGATGGGCCTGTGGGACCAGGTCTGGTGGGATGGCAGTGTCAGGACGCACATTGGAAAGCGTTGTCACGGCAAGTCCCAACTGCAGCAGCTCTGGAGTCTACGGCCCCGATCCCTGAGCCGACACCTTCTGCCTTGGTCATCTCGGCCGCCCCAGGTGCCCTACCTCGTGTCAGCGAGTGATCTACACTGCCCCCAATCTCCCACCTCAGGAGGGCCTGAGCCCCCGCCACCTGAGGCTCACAGGCACGTGTCCGTCAGTGGCCCACCCCCCAAGTGGCCCTGCAAAGAGAAAGCCTACCGCCTGGCCTCTCTGGCCCTGAGAGGACGCACCTGCTGCAGGATCGAGGGACGTGGGGAAGCTTGGGTCCTGCCCTGAGCTTCTCACAGTCTGGGCTTGGAGCCAGACACTAACATGGCGTACCCAGTGCGTGGGGTGGGGAAGTCGGCCTTGAGCCCACCCGCTCATTCCCAGATAGCCCCTGAGCCCCAGGCTATGTGGGGTCAGGCACAGATCAGATACTGTTCTATCCCCCTGTGATGTAGGGCCTGGCACCAccccgggcctcagtttccacatctataaacATGGAGACTGGTCTTGGACAGTAACATCCATACTGTGACCCAGGGGGCCCTGGGGCTCCAAGAGGGCTGGAGAGCAGGGGGGCTTTGGGTCATGGGAAGAGGCAGCCCCTACCACCAGGTCAAGCCTTCCACCCTTCCCTGCTCTGGGCTTTCATGTCGCTAGAAAAGAGGTTGGGGTGCTTGAAGCATCTTGTTCCCTGAGGTCCTGTAGGGTCAGATACTGCTGGGTCCAGCCTGGGAGCCCCGGAGGCCATTgccactctccctctctcccatggGACACCACACCCTAGATGGGGACAGACCATGAGGGCCTCCGACTCCTCCCTGTGGCCAGTCCCCAGGAGGAAGGCGAGATCCTGCTGTCTACTTTTCACCTGCTGCTTCCACCTCTTACCACCCTTTCTGGTTTGGAGGGAGCAGCTCCTCTCAGTCACCCCCTTAGGGAGGTGGCCCTAGACGTTGCCACCCGCCTGTAGCTGGGACTGAAGCCCAGTGGGTCTGCATAAGGCATACCCACCCCTTCCCTATCCCACAGACTAAGAAGGCCCCATGAGGCACCCCCTCAGGGAACCTCCCATGGCCAGGCCTTGGGGATGTTGGTGTAAGCTCCTTCAGTTCAGAGCTTCACTGTGCCTTTGAGAGGGCAGGGTCCCTTCTGCCCTTCCCCCACTGCACCCGGGGCCTGACAAGGATCCCATTAATCTCTGATGACAAAGCAGTGTCCTCTCTGTCCTGCTTGTGGTGGGACACCCCAGCTTCTGCTCTCATCCTAAGAACAGCAGTATCTGTGGCATTGATTGAGCACGTGCCTCATGCCAGGCCCCGGCCCCTGCTCTGTATTGTAACCTCTTCAACCTGCAAGGCCGGACCCTCCAGCTTCAGAGAGTGCTGCTCAGGGGTCAGTGACCCCAGCTGGGACCCCTGAGTGCAGCGTTTAACGGAGAGTCTGGGCTCATGAAACCTGGCTGTgtccccttcccttcctgcttttcatattctttcttcttttttcttttctgcaatttcttttttttttttttttttttttttgagtcagagttttgctcttgtcacccagactggagtgcagcagcacaatctctgctcactgcagcctctgcctcctgggttcaagagatgctcccgcctcagcctcctgagtagcaggattacaggcgcgtgccaccacgcctggctaatttttatatttttagtagagacagttttgccatgttgggcaggctggtctcgaactcctgacctcaggtgattcacccgcctcagcctcccaatgtgctgggattacaggcatgagacacctcACCCGGCCACTGTAGTTTCTTTAAAAGCGATCTGGGTGCTGTCATCTTCCTTGGTCCAAATGCCCAGTCCTTGCTGACGTCCACGCTGCCAGCAGACCCCCAGGGCACCTAGGTTGGCTGGCCCGGTCTCTGCTCCACAGATAACCCTACACATCCCTGTACTGGGTCAGCGCCCTCAGACGGGGACAGAGGCTGGAGCTGGGAGTTGTTTAGCACAGCTTTGAGAGAAGGTGACCTTTGGGCAGAAGGCCAAGTTCACCAGGCACACAGGGGAGGAAGGGCATGCCGGGCAGAGGGCAAGGCCTAGGCAAAGGTGTGGCTGGCTGAGAGTGCGCTGGGGTTTGGCACTGGACCGATTAGCCtcaaaggaggggagggaggcatcGGGCAGCCCTGGGCCCTGACGCTGGCGCAGTCTCCCCGGGCCACTGACCGTGACATCTCATCCCCGCAGGAGCACTACAGCGCCGAGTGCGAGTTTGTGGAGCGGATCCACGAGCTGGGCTATAACACATACGCCTCCCGGCTGTACCGGACGGTGTCTAGTACGCCTGGGGCCCGGCGGCAGCCCAGCGCGGAGAGACTGTGGTACGTGTCTGTGAACGGCAAGGGCCGGCCCCGCAGGGGCTTCAAGACCCGCCGCACGCAGAAGTCCTCCCTGTTCCTGCCCCGCGTGCTGGACCACAGGGACCACGAGATGGTGCGGCAGCTGCAGGGTGGGCTGCCTAGACCCCCTGGTAAGGGGGTCCAGCCCCGACGGCGGCGGCAGAAGCAGAGCCTGGGTGGCCTGGAGCCCTCGCACGTTCAGGCCCCAAGACTGGGCTCCCAGCTGGAGGCCAGTGCGcactagctgggcctggtggccacCGCCAGAGCTCCTGGCAACGTCTTGGTGTGGCAGCCTCTCGACTCTGACTGTCCTCCTTGAGCACTtgcccctgcctcctgcctctgagTTCTCAGCTATTTCCAGAGCCAGCTCAGATCAGGGTCCAATGGGAACTGAAGAGGGCCCAAGTCGGAGCTCAGAGGGGGGTGCCGGCAATGCAGGGCATTTGTGGGTCTGTGTGGCAAGAAGCTCGCAGGGAAGGGCCTGAGTGCCAGCCCTGGCAGACCGAGGAGCCTCCCAGGAGCAGCAGGGCAGCGTGGGGCTTTGTGTCATCAAAAcattaaagtattttattctacTCTGTCGTTTGGTAGATGGTAATGCAGGCTGAGGAGCACTTGCCGCCTTTACTGGAACGTGCTTGCTTTGAGCACAGCAGAATCCGCGCTGGCACCAGCCTGCGTCAGCTGAGGCTTTAAGAGGAAGACGGTATTCCCAGAGATCAGGCTAAAGGTGCACTTCAGTCCCCTGGTTTTAGAAAGTTATGATTTTTTTGGATGGATGGAAACATGCTAAggcatgtttgtgcatgtgtgtgcatcgTGTGTGTGCATCGTGTGTGTGCATCGTGTGTGCATCGTGTGTGTGCATCGTGTGTGTGCATCGTGTGTGTGCATGGCGAGAAGGATCGTGTATTTATGAAAGCGTGAGTGCACATGTGGGTATGTGTGTTCTTGTGttagtgcatgcctgtgtgtggacatgtatgtgtgtgtatgtttctgggtgtgtctgaatgtgtgatgtgtgtgtgtctctgcgtgtatgtgtatgtgcgtgtggagagagagagagagaggtttacTCTTCTAAAACTCTAAAaagctccttcctctggaagctgtGCGCTTCTCCAGGGACTCTTTAGAGCAACTGTATCAGGTCAGGCAGCACAGAAACTTCCTTTATCCTTACAGCCTGCTCTTGGGACCTGTGCACCCCATCTTTACCTGAGAAGGTGAGGCTAAGAGAACCGATTACGTGGTGGCCAGGCCCTGCCTTGGACTAGGTGCCTCTTCACACCTGTTCCCCAACAATGGCATGGGTGGGATCACCTGGGCCAGCCCAGGCAAGAGCCAGCATGGGCAGTGTACAAACCTCTCCTGGCACTTTGCAGGATGGGCAGGGCCCAGGTGAGGAGCCTGTCCTGAGCCTGGGGCTGTGAGGACCATCACTCTCTGTTCCCATGACCTTCCAGAGGTCAGAGAGCCCAGACTCAGAGAGCCCAGGGTCAGAGAACTTAGGGTCAGAGAGGCCAGAGTCAGagagctgagactcagagagtcCAGGGCCAGAGAGTTTATGGTCACAGAGCCCAGAGTCAGAGAGCCCAGACTCAGAGCCCCCTGACTGGTCAGTGCAGACTCACCAAACCCACAGGGAGGCCGGGCTCCTCACTGGCACGTGTGCAACACAAGTGAAAATCTTGGTGCCTCCTTCAGCTCCCAGCGCAAGTCAGATTTCCTGGAATGGCTCCCTGCAGGGACACACATTCATGGCAGTCAGCAGGAGCAG
Coding sequences within:
- the FGF3 gene encoding fibroblast growth factor 3 — protein: MGLIWLLLLSLLEPGWPAAGPGARLRRDAGGRGGVYEHLGGAPRRRKLYCATKYHLQLHPSGRVNGSLENSAYSILEITAVEVGIVAIRGLFSGRYLAMNKRGRLYASEHYSAECEFVERIHELGYNTYASRLYRTVSSTPGARRQPSAERLWYVSVNGKGRPRRGFKTRRTQKSSLFLPRVLDHRDHEMVRQLQGGLPRPPGKGVQPRRRRQKQSLGGLEPSHVQAPRLGSQLEASAH